One Vanacampus margaritifer isolate UIUO_Vmar chromosome 20, RoL_Vmar_1.0, whole genome shotgun sequence DNA window includes the following coding sequences:
- the trpa1b gene encoding transient receptor potential cation channel subfamily A member 1b isoform X2, which yields MELQANPNILNAALLSPLHLAISLGHNGLVELLLSYDTVDYNQPGDLGNTPVMMACSLNNCEMLNLLIMHGARLCQQNKLGHFAVHAAAFAGAKKALEFILEAGEELGYTVDNHINYVDKSNSSPLHLAVRGGNVETIRFCIDKGAQIDQKQHDKSTPLHLACIQGAIEVVKMMLCSHGRVEDIINLKDGACQTPLHKATIFDHIDLAEYLISLGADVNLVDCKGNPPLLLATSCGAWRSVALLLSKGVNVNLTDKFGCNFLHLAISQPKGLKNLPEDVLQGSSVKALLSCEDNEGCTPLHYACRLGIHDSVRNMLGLSGQLGLACKSKDKKSALHFAAQYGRINTCHRLLETITDSRLLNEGDERGLTPLHLASGGGHTEVVRLLLRKGALFHSDYKGWTCLHHAASEGYTQTMDIILSANMKLLDKIDEDGNTALHIAAKKGHVAAVMVMVNRGAEFLLNKNDTSFFHKALQNGKQDVVNAVIDSERCGEALINFKIGGSQRCPIMDMIEYLPETYKHLLDRCVKESEDDPNSSDYHIKYDFKWLQAPLEMQKKDKLNRIQPLAAVNAMVKYNRLGLLNHPVCKKYLSMKWVAYGSMAHIVNMFMYLLGLLPLTHLIVTLRPTMNIDETGKQNITMASVSFTEQSLFLSICMVMVLVMNTCSIFKEVMQIKQQRWSYLTDNANQIDWSSAICSLLFIIPLILNTSGLWYWQAGAIAVLHSWIGFLMYLQRFEGIGIYVVMFGEICRTLTRTMLLFFFLLLAFALAFYALLLDQREFESVPLSMMQTFVMTVGELNYQSNFLDAYLRDELPFSVMTYSTFVTFVLTMPIILVNLLIGLAVGDIAEVQRNAAMKRVAMQIELHTALEDKLPYWFIKRADKPSVIVYPNRKCSKHYIMYLFGGSDPAEDEWKRTQVASQGCCTLEAELKKQKCRLKEMSGILEKQHNLLKLIIQKMDITSEADEYDGPVNVQGTAWKRVRPPKRSVSRWVPLMKAIESKPK from the exons CGGTGGACTACAACCAGCCCGGAGACCTCGGCAACACCCCCGTCATGATGGCCTGCTCGCTCAATAACTGCGAAATGCTCAACTTGTTG ATAATGCATGGCGCACGCCTGTGCCAGCAGAACAAGCTGGGACACTTCGCGGTGCACGCGGCTGCCTTTGCGGGTGCAAAAAAGGCCTTGGAATTCATCCTGGAGGCTG GAGAGGAGCTGGGCTACACGGTTGACAACCACATTAACTATGTGGACAAATCCAATAGCTCTCCCCTGCATCTGGCTGTGCGGGGCGGTAACGTGGAGACCATTCGATTTTGCATCGACAAGGGAGCCCAAATTGACCAGAAACAG CATGACAAGTCGACGCCGCTGCACTTGGCGTGTATCCAGGGTGCCATCGAGGTGGTCAAAATGATGCTGTGCTCTCATGGCCGAGTGGAGGACATCATTAACCTCAAGGATGGAGCTTGTCAGACGCCGCTGCACAA GGCGACCATATTTGACCACATCGACTTGGCCGAGTACCTCATATCTTTG GGTGCAGATGTCAACTTGGTGGACTGTAAGGGCAACCCCCCCTTGCTGCTGGCAACAAGTTGTGGCGCATGGAGGAGCGTGGCATTACTACTGTCCAAAG ggGTCAACGTCAACCTAACTGACAAGTTTGGCTGCAACTTCCTTCACCTGGCCATCTCGCAACCCAAGGGGCTGAAGAATCTACCGGAAGATGTGCTGCAG ggcagcAGCGTGAAGGCGTTGCTGAGCTGCGAGGACAACGAGGGCTGCACGCCGCTGCACTACGCGTGCCGGCTGGGCATCCACGACTCGGTGCGCAACATGCTGGGCCTCTCGGGCCAGCTGGGCCTGGCGTGCAAGTCCAAGGACAAGAAGTCTGCCCTGCACTTTGCCGCTCA GTACGGCCGTATCAACACGTGCCACCGACTGCTCGAGACCATCACGGACTCCCGCTTGCTCAACGAAGGTGACGAGCGTGGCCTGACGCCGCTTCACTTGGCATCCGGGGGGGGCCACACGGAGGTGGTGAGGCTCTTGTTGCGTAAAGGGGCTCTTTTTCACAG TGATTACAAGGGCTGGACCTGTTTGCACCACGCAGCCTCAGAGGGATACACACAAACTATGGACATTATATTATCCGCCAATATGAAACTGCTGGATAAAATAGATGAAGACGGG AACACCGCCCTCCACATCGCGGCGAAGAAGGGCCACGTGGCGGCGGTCATGGTCATGGTGAACCGGGGGGCGGAGTTCTTGTTGAACAAGAACGACACGTCGTTCTTCCACAAAGCGCTGCAGAACGGCAAGCAGGATGTGGTCAATGCTGTCATTGACAGTGAGAG GTGCGGGGAAGCGTTGATTAACTTTAAAATCGGTGGATCCCAGCGATGCCCCATCATGGACATGATTGAATACTTGCCCGAGACCTACAAG CACCTTTTGGACCGCTGCGTGAAGGAGTCCGAGGACGATCCCAACTCGTCTGACTACCAC ATTAAATACGACTTCAAGTGGCTGCAAGCGCCGCTCGAGATGCAGAAGAAGGATAAATTGAATCGGATACAGCCGCTAGCTGCGGTTAAT GCAATGGTGAAGTACAACCGCCTCGGGCTTCTTAACCACCCCGTCTGCAAAAAGTACCTGTCTATGAagtg GGTGGCGTACGGGAGCATGGCGCATATCGTCAACATGTTCATGTACCTACTGGGCCTGCTGCCGCTGACTCACCTCATTGTGACCTTGAGGCCCACCATGAACATCGATGAGACGGGCAAGCAAAACATCACCATGGCGTCCGTGTCCTTCACAGAG CAAAGTCTGTTCCTGTCCATCTGTATGGTGATGGTCCTAGTGATGAACACCTGCTCCATATTTAAGGAAGTGATGCAGATAAAacaacag CGTTGGAGCTACTTGACGGATAACGCCAACCAAATCGACTGGTCTTCGGCCATCTGCTCGCTTCTCTTCATCATCCCGCTAATACTCAACACGTCGGGCTTGTGGTACTGGCAAGCGGGCGCCATAGCCGTCCTCCACTCCTGGATCGGGTTCCTCATGTATCTCCAGAG GTTCGAGGGCATCGGCATCTACGTGGTGATGTTCGGCGAGATCTGCAGGACGCTCACTCGAACCATGCTGCTGTTCTTCTTTCTCTTGCTGGCTTTCGCCTTGGCCTTCTACGCTCTGCTGCTTGACCAG CGAGAGTTCGAGAGCGTGCCGCTGTCTATGATGCAAACGTTTGTCATGACGGTAGGCGAACTCAATTACCAGAGCAACTTCCTGGACGCGTATCTGAGGGACGAGCTTCCGTTCAGCGTAATGACGTACTCGACTTTTGTCACATTTGTTCTCACGATGCCCATCATCCTCGTGAATTTGTTG ATTGGTTTAGCGGTCGGAGACATCGCAGAAGTGCAAAGAAATGCTGCCATGAAAAGAGTCGCCATGCag ATTGAGCTCCACACCGCTCTGGAAGACAAGCTGCCCTACTGGTTCATCAAACGAGCAGATAAACCCTCCGTCATCGTCTACCCGAACCGCAAGTGCTCCAAG CACTACATAATGTACTTATTCGGAGGCAGCGATCCGGCCGAAGACGAGTGGAAGCGAACGCAGGTGGCGTCGCAAGGATGCTGCACGCTGGAGGCCGagctcaaaaaacaaaagtgcag GCTGAAGGAGATGTCCGGCATTCTGGAGAAGCAGCACAACCTCCTCAAGCTCATCATCCAGAAGATGGATATCACCTCCGAGGCGGACGAGTACGACGGTCCCGTCAACGTTCAGGGCACCGCGTGGAAGCGGGTGCGCCCGCCCAAGCGCAGCGTGTCCCGCTGGGTGCCGCTTATGAAGGCCATCGAGTCCAAGCCCAAATGA
- the msc gene encoding transcription factor 21: MSAGWDEEEGAERGGKESHRDAANARERARMRVLSKAFSKLKTTLPWVPPDTKLSKLDTLRLASSYISHLRQLLRDHPLRDHQLDEDFVKTTSLIWPFGTSGQSEDEDSHSKTTTRLYGAKA; encoded by the exons ATGTCCGCCGGGTGGGACGAGGAAGAGGGAGCTGAGCGCGGGGGGAAAGAGTCACACAGGGACGCGGCCAATGCCCGCGAGAGGGCCAGGATGAGGGTGCTAAGCAAGGCCTTCTCCAAGCTGAAGACCACCCTGCCCTGGGTGCCCCCCGATACCAAGCTGTCCAAGCTGGATACGCTGCGGCTGGCCTCCAGCTACATCTCGCACCTCAGGCAACTGCTCCGGGACCACCCGCTGCGGGACCACCAGCTGGACGAGGACTTCGTCAAGACCACTAGTCTG ATCTGGCCATTTGGGACGTCAGGACAATCTGAGGACGAGGACTCTCATTCCAAGACCACAACAAGACTTTACGGAGCAAAAGCCTGA